In Pseudomonas saudiphocaensis, one DNA window encodes the following:
- the metX gene encoding homoserine O-succinyltransferase MetX, with the protein MPTAIPADSVGLVSPKVVHFAEPLALACGRTLHDYQLIYETYGTLNASRSNAVLICHALSGHHHAAGYHSMDDRKPGWWDACIGPGKAIDTNRFFVVSLNNLGGCNGSTGPSSLNPKTGKPYGADFPVVTVEDWVHSQARLADMLEIQQWAAVVGGSLGGMQALQWSISYPERIRHCVAIASAPKLSAQNIAFNEVARQAILSDPEFHGGHFQEQGVIPRRGLMLARMVGHITYLSDDAMGTKFGRGLKSEKLNYDFNSVEFQVESYLRYQGEEFSSRFDANTYLLMTKALDYFDPAAAHGDDLAKTFASAKADFCVMSFTTDWRFSPERSQEIVNALMAARKNVCYLEIDAPQGHDAFLIPIPRYLQAFSSYMNRIVL; encoded by the coding sequence ATGCCCACTGCTATTCCAGCCGATTCCGTTGGTCTGGTGAGTCCGAAGGTCGTGCATTTCGCCGAACCGCTTGCACTCGCCTGTGGCCGCACACTGCATGACTACCAACTGATCTACGAAACCTACGGTACGCTCAACGCCAGCCGTAGCAACGCCGTGCTGATCTGCCACGCCCTGTCCGGCCATCACCATGCCGCCGGCTACCACAGCATGGACGACCGCAAGCCGGGCTGGTGGGACGCCTGTATCGGCCCGGGCAAGGCAATCGACACCAATCGCTTCTTCGTCGTCAGCCTGAACAACCTCGGCGGCTGCAACGGTTCTACCGGCCCCAGCAGCCTCAACCCTAAAACCGGCAAGCCCTACGGTGCGGACTTTCCGGTGGTGACCGTGGAGGATTGGGTTCATAGCCAGGCACGCCTGGCCGACATGCTGGAAATTCAGCAGTGGGCGGCGGTGGTGGGCGGCAGCCTGGGTGGCATGCAGGCGCTGCAGTGGTCCATCAGCTATCCCGAGCGGATTCGCCATTGCGTGGCCATCGCCTCGGCACCCAAGCTATCCGCACAGAACATCGCTTTCAACGAAGTCGCGCGACAGGCCATTCTCTCGGACCCCGAGTTTCACGGCGGGCACTTCCAGGAGCAGGGCGTCATTCCGCGGCGCGGGCTGATGCTGGCGCGCATGGTCGGGCATATCACCTACCTCTCGGACGACGCCATGGGCACCAAATTCGGGCGCGGTCTGAAGAGCGAGAAGCTCAATTACGATTTCAACAGCGTGGAATTTCAGGTCGAAAGCTATCTGCGCTATCAGGGCGAGGAGTTTTCCAGCCGCTTCGACGCCAACACCTACCTGTTGATGACCAAGGCACTGGACTATTTCGATCCGGCAGCGGCCCACGGCGACGATCTGGCCAAGACTTTCGCATCGGCCAAGGCAGATTTTTGCGTGATGTCGTTTACCACCGACTGGCGTTTCTCCCCGGAACGCTCCCAGGAAATCGTCAATGCGCTGATGGCTGCCCGCAAAAACGTCTGCTATCTGGAGATCGATGCGCCCCAAGGCCACGACGCCTTCCTGATTCCCATCCCGCGCTACCTGCAGGCCTTCAGCAGCTACATGAATCGCATCGTTCTATAA